From the genome of Haloterrigena sp. KLK7, one region includes:
- a CDS encoding dienelactone hydrolase family protein — protein MSADDRVDGPHQGQPLVTGGTALEDAEAALVLTHGRGATAQGMIQLADEVHREGVAFLAPQAARKTWYPNSFLEPVERNEPGRSSGLRAISDAIDEANDAGIPTDRVMLVGFSQGACLASEYVARNPRRYGGLAALSGGLIGESVDPDDYLEGDADLEGTPAFLGCSDVDPHIPAERVHETADVLESMSADLTKRLYEGMGHGVNEDELEFVSGMVAALVEN, from the coding sequence ATGAGCGCCGATGATCGCGTGGACGGTCCCCATCAGGGACAACCGCTCGTTACGGGCGGCACCGCCCTCGAGGACGCCGAGGCCGCGCTGGTGCTCACCCACGGCCGCGGCGCGACCGCGCAGGGGATGATCCAATTGGCCGACGAAGTCCATCGGGAGGGCGTCGCCTTCCTCGCACCGCAGGCGGCCCGGAAGACGTGGTATCCGAACTCCTTCCTCGAGCCCGTCGAGCGAAACGAGCCCGGCCGGTCGTCCGGTCTGCGGGCGATCAGCGACGCGATCGACGAGGCCAACGACGCCGGGATCCCGACCGACCGCGTCATGCTCGTCGGCTTCTCGCAGGGTGCCTGTCTCGCCAGCGAGTATGTCGCTCGCAACCCGCGACGGTACGGCGGACTCGCTGCCCTCAGCGGCGGCCTCATCGGCGAATCCGTCGATCCCGACGACTACCTCGAGGGCGACGCCGATCTCGAGGGAACCCCCGCCTTCCTCGGCTGCAGCGACGTCGACCCCCACATTCCCGCGGAGCGCGTCCACGAGACGGCCGACGTCCTCGAGTCGATGAGCGCCGACCTGACGAAACGCCTCTACGAGGGGATGGGCCACGGCGTCAACGAGGACGAACTCGAGTTCGTCTCGGGGATGGTCGCGGCGCTCGTCGAGAACTGA
- a CDS encoding inorganic phosphate transporter has product MSALLLAVGLLVAAFVGYNIGGSTTGPAFGPAVGAGVIGKVVAAALMSVCFSAGALTVGPAVVETLAGDLLRDPSVFTLRSSAAVLLVIGGALFLGNYAGVPTSTSMTAVGAVAALGFAAGELDRAVLSEIVTWWLVAPVVGFWVAAVVGRYWYPRLLAWLALEERQRDRPLVRLVSSGIVPRFRVAGVDGRRELSGSVAVVAVGCLMAYASGTSNIANAVAPLYATGELRLGALILLGSAAVAVGAFTIARRTLQTLGNDVTALPLPAAIVVAVISSAIVVGLSAIGIPASFVIVATMSIVGLGWGRASRQTLSGAARGGSSSLFDPATTARVIAMQNVVPIVATVGAFVLFEFVPVFGV; this is encoded by the coding sequence ATGTCCGCGCTGTTGCTCGCCGTCGGGCTGCTCGTCGCGGCCTTCGTCGGGTACAACATCGGTGGATCGACGACCGGACCGGCGTTCGGCCCCGCCGTCGGGGCCGGCGTAATCGGCAAGGTCGTCGCGGCGGCGCTCATGTCCGTCTGTTTCTCCGCTGGCGCCCTGACCGTCGGCCCGGCGGTCGTCGAGACGCTCGCGGGCGATCTCCTCCGCGATCCGTCGGTGTTCACGCTTCGCTCGAGCGCCGCCGTCCTGCTGGTGATCGGCGGGGCGTTGTTCCTCGGCAACTACGCGGGCGTTCCCACCTCGACGTCGATGACCGCCGTCGGCGCGGTCGCCGCGCTGGGGTTCGCGGCCGGCGAACTCGACCGCGCGGTGCTGAGCGAGATCGTCACGTGGTGGCTCGTCGCGCCGGTCGTCGGCTTCTGGGTCGCCGCCGTCGTCGGCCGGTACTGGTATCCCCGGCTGCTGGCGTGGCTCGCCCTCGAGGAGCGACAGCGGGACCGGCCGCTCGTGCGACTGGTCTCGTCGGGGATCGTTCCGCGGTTCCGCGTCGCGGGGGTCGACGGGCGACGCGAGCTGTCGGGTTCGGTCGCCGTCGTCGCCGTCGGCTGTCTGATGGCGTACGCCTCGGGGACGAGCAACATCGCCAACGCCGTCGCGCCGCTGTACGCGACCGGCGAACTGCGACTCGGCGCGCTGATCCTGCTCGGGTCGGCCGCCGTCGCCGTCGGCGCGTTCACGATCGCCCGGCGGACCCTCCAGACGCTGGGCAACGACGTCACGGCGCTGCCGCTGCCGGCGGCGATCGTCGTCGCCGTCATCAGTTCGGCCATCGTCGTCGGCCTCTCCGCGATCGGCATCCCCGCGAGTTTCGTCATCGTGGCGACGATGAGTATCGTCGGGCTGGGATGGGGGCGGGCGTCCCGACAGACGCTCTCCGGCGCCGCCCGCGGCGGATCGTCGTCGCTGTTCGATCCCGCGACCACGGCCCGCGTGATCGCGATGCAAAACGTCGTCCCGATCGTCGCGACGGTCGGGGCGTTCGTGCTCTTCGAGTTCGTTCCGGTCTTCGGCGTCTGA
- a CDS encoding VOC family protein produces the protein MSQESPNPVTPELPDSPVHTTGTDHITVWGSNEEDTIAFYRDLLGMPLVLRQPNLDDPSQTHLFFDTGDGRILTFFVGDRPSANGQRGGVGAVHHLCFSVDPDDYEEIMAALEDAGHQYNVFDRGIFHSIYTTDNNGLVIELSADKYEIPTDRKGEIYAKAQELREDDGADYAKDEHLRGAIEALGLEVVEHDLPEASTGVGGVE, from the coding sequence ATGTCTCAGGAATCACCGAATCCGGTCACGCCCGAACTGCCCGACAGCCCCGTCCACACGACGGGAACCGACCACATCACCGTCTGGGGGAGCAACGAGGAGGACACGATCGCGTTCTACCGCGACCTCCTCGGGATGCCCCTCGTGCTCCGACAGCCCAACCTCGACGATCCCTCCCAGACCCACCTGTTCTTCGACACCGGCGACGGACGGATCCTCACGTTCTTCGTCGGCGACCGTCCCTCTGCCAACGGCCAGCGGGGCGGCGTCGGCGCCGTCCACCACCTCTGTTTCAGCGTCGATCCCGACGACTACGAGGAGATCATGGCGGCCCTCGAGGACGCGGGGCACCAGTACAACGTCTTCGACCGGGGCATCTTCCACTCGATCTACACCACGGACAACAACGGCCTCGTGATCGAACTCTCGGCGGACAAGTACGAGATCCCTACCGATCGCAAGGGCGAGATCTATGCCAAGGCCCAGGAGCTCCGCGAGGACGACGGCGCTGACTACGCCAAGGACGAACATCTCCGCGGCGCGATCGAGGCGCTCGGTCTCGAGGTCGTCGAACACGACCTGCCCGAGGCCAGCACCGGCGTCGGTGGTGTCGAATGA
- a CDS encoding glutamate-cysteine ligase family protein: MNTSLEVEYWVIDDDGDLVSPGSLLDHSEQIDPEFVEPMLEIKTTPCSSMAELREEFLGLIEEVVDAARERDKRLVPLATPLHAAPSEIPYRDKRGTDLQRRIVGPAFDDARVCAGTHIHFEQSNVADQLNALTAIDPAFALVNSSSHYRGEQILECARPFLYRRSCYEPCPDQGQLWPYVDSAAEWERRLEGAFETFRERALERGVDSAAFDDEFAPYDAVWTPVRLRRAMPTVEWRSPDAALPSQVLRLAETVRSIVSRADARGTVIGDGDPTDTHGDNEGAVTLPSFDTVETVTDAAIHDGLEGAGVRNYLRNLGFEPSAYDPLASRLPDSRLSKRRAKNLRLEAATQLEADLERRRVRA; the protein is encoded by the coding sequence ATGAACACAAGCCTCGAGGTGGAATACTGGGTCATCGACGACGACGGCGACCTGGTTTCACCCGGATCACTGCTCGACCACTCCGAACAGATTGATCCAGAGTTCGTCGAACCGATGCTCGAGATCAAGACGACGCCCTGCTCGTCGATGGCCGAGCTCCGCGAGGAGTTCCTCGGCCTCATCGAGGAGGTCGTCGACGCGGCCCGCGAACGGGACAAGCGACTCGTCCCGTTGGCGACGCCGCTGCACGCCGCCCCGTCGGAAATCCCCTACCGCGATAAGCGGGGGACCGACCTCCAGCGGCGGATCGTCGGCCCGGCGTTCGACGACGCGAGAGTCTGTGCGGGCACGCACATACACTTCGAGCAATCGAACGTCGCCGACCAGTTGAACGCGCTGACGGCGATCGATCCCGCCTTCGCGCTCGTGAACAGTTCCTCGCACTACCGCGGCGAGCAGATCCTCGAGTGCGCCCGCCCGTTCCTCTACCGGCGCTCGTGTTACGAGCCCTGTCCCGACCAGGGACAGCTCTGGCCCTACGTCGACAGCGCCGCCGAGTGGGAACGGCGCCTCGAGGGCGCCTTCGAGACCTTCCGCGAGCGCGCGCTCGAGCGCGGCGTCGATTCGGCGGCGTTCGACGACGAGTTCGCCCCCTACGACGCGGTCTGGACGCCGGTCCGACTGCGGCGGGCGATGCCGACGGTGGAGTGGCGCTCGCCCGACGCGGCCCTGCCGAGTCAGGTGCTGCGCCTCGCCGAGACGGTCCGCTCGATCGTCAGCCGCGCCGACGCTCGAGGAACCGTGATCGGTGACGGCGACCCGACCGACACCCACGGCGACAACGAGGGCGCGGTGACGCTCCCGTCGTTCGACACCGTCGAGACCGTCACCGACGCCGCGATCCACGACGGCCTCGAGGGCGCGGGCGTCCGGAACTACCTGCGGAACCTCGGCTTCGAGCCGTCGGCGTACGATCCGCTCGCGAGCCGCCTCCCCGACTCGCGGCTCTCGAAACGCCGCGCGAAGAACCTGCGACTCGAGGCCGCGACGCAACTCGAGGCCGACCTCGAGCGGCGCCGCGTTCGGGCGTGA
- a CDS encoding FAD-dependent oxidoreductase, which yields MSDETTSDGDERNASVIVVGGGAAGLSAALFTAKNGLETTVFDTDETWMHKAHLFNYLGIGSVGGSEFMATARQQVDDFGADRRQGEEVTAVAESGDGFAVETEDGSYEADYVVLATGANRDLAEELGVDFAEDGTVDVGVEMETSVEGAYATGAMVRPEEWQAAIAVGDGAAAALNILSAVRGEHYHDFDVPDDASRVFGELVAE from the coding sequence ATGAGCGACGAGACGACTTCGGACGGAGACGAACGGAACGCATCCGTGATCGTGGTCGGCGGCGGTGCCGCCGGCCTGAGTGCCGCGCTGTTCACCGCGAAAAACGGCCTCGAGACGACGGTGTTCGACACCGACGAGACGTGGATGCACAAGGCCCACCTGTTCAACTACCTCGGCATCGGTTCCGTCGGCGGCAGCGAGTTCATGGCGACCGCGCGCCAGCAGGTCGACGACTTCGGCGCCGACCGCCGACAGGGCGAGGAAGTGACCGCGGTCGCCGAGTCCGGCGACGGCTTCGCCGTCGAGACTGAGGACGGGAGCTACGAGGCCGACTACGTGGTCCTCGCAACCGGCGCGAACCGCGACCTCGCGGAGGAACTGGGCGTCGACTTCGCCGAGGACGGCACCGTCGACGTCGGCGTCGAGATGGAGACCAGCGTCGAGGGCGCCTACGCGACGGGCGCGATGGTCCGCCCCGAAGAGTGGCAGGCCGCCATCGCCGTCGGCGACGGCGCCGCCGCAGCACTCAACATCCTCTCGGCCGTACGCGGGGAACACTACCACGACTTCGACGTCCCCGACGACGCCTCGCGCGTCTTCGGCGAACTGGTCGCGGAGTAA
- a CDS encoding universal stress protein, with amino-acid sequence MNVLVAYDGSAPAQKAVEYAFDEYADDEIVLLRVVEFADGYTEASIRAIQDLLDDREEAAAAKLREDLMDLVDTSGVDFRMEVASGDPAREVVTYAEENDIDHILVGSHGRKGVSRILLGSVAERIVRRAPVSVTLVR; translated from the coding sequence ATGAACGTCCTCGTCGCATACGACGGTTCCGCGCCCGCACAGAAGGCAGTAGAATACGCGTTCGACGAGTACGCCGACGATGAGATCGTCCTCCTGCGCGTCGTCGAGTTCGCGGACGGCTACACGGAGGCGAGCATCAGGGCCATCCAGGACCTGCTCGACGACCGCGAAGAGGCGGCCGCCGCGAAACTGCGCGAGGACCTGATGGACCTCGTCGACACGAGCGGCGTCGACTTCCGGATGGAGGTCGCCTCCGGCGATCCCGCTCGAGAGGTCGTCACGTACGCGGAAGAGAACGATATCGACCACATCCTCGTCGGCAGCCACGGTCGGAAGGGGGTCTCGCGAATCCTGCTGGGCAGCGTCGCCGAACGGATCGTTCGCCGCGCCCCGGTTTCGGTCACGCTCGTCCGGTGA